Sequence from the Cytophagia bacterium CHB2 genome:
ACGGTGATCATGCCGGGTGATGATGTTTTTCATGAGAACGTTACGGCCGGACGTTTTGTGTTGAACGGCAACGGCGAGATGACCGGCGTTGGGCGCATCGATCAAGCCGGTTTGCTCGCCTCGCCTATTTTTCTCACCGATACCTCGAACCTCGGGCGCGTGATGAACGGCGCGCTCACCTGGTTCTTGCAAACGTATCCTGAAATTGGCGATACGAAACCTGTGCCTGTACCGGTCGTCGCGGAAACCTGGGGCGCGTTTTTGCATGATGCCGAAGGCCGCCATCTCGATGATGAACATGTTTTGGCGGCGCTGGCGAATGCGAAAAGCGGTCCGGTGGCGGAGGGGGTTGTTGGCGGCGGCGTGGGCATGGTGTGTTATGATTTCAAAGGCGGCATTGGAACGTCGTCGCGCGTTTTGCCGCCTTCGCATGGCGGTTATACATTCGGCGTTTTAGTGCAGGCGAATTTCGGCAGCCGCGAGCAACTCACGATTAATGGTGTTCCCGTGGGCAAAGAAATTTCCGATTTGCAGCCGCAGGACGGGCGCAAATCAAAATCGATTATCGTGATCGGTGCAACCGATGCGCCGATGATTCCCGCGCAGTTACAACGCCTCTGCAAACGCATGGCTTTGGGCCTGGCGCGTACCGGCGCGCGCTCCTCCCACAGTTCCGGTGATTTATTACTGTTCTTTTCCACTGGCATTAAAATCCGGCCGGACGATGATTATACAAACATTCAAATCTTCAACGACGAATGGATTAGCCGTGCGCATCACGCTGCCGGCGAAGCCGCCGAAGAAGCGGTGTTGAATGCCTTGTGCATGGCGGAAACGACGGTGGGCATCAATGGTAACACGGCCTACGCGCTGCCACTCCAACGTTTACCGAAGCTCATGAAGAAGTATCATCATTGACTCAAAACCTCAATTACTCATGAAAAGAAAATCTTTTGGAATCATTATTTTTTTATGTTTGAGTGCGGGGAATGTTTTTGCTCAGGTCGATACGCTGCGCATTGCCAGTTACAATTTGCTATTCTTTCCCAGCAGTCAAGGCGTGGCGCGGTTGCCCAATTTTCGCACGGTTATCAATGCGCTGAAGCCGGATGTCCTCGTGGTGCAGGAATTGGAGAGTCTTGACGGACAGCTTTTGTTTTTGAATCAAGTGTTGAATTTCAATCAATCCAATTTGTATCAAAGCGCGCCGTACTTTGATGGTTTTGATTTGGACAACACCCTCTTTTATAAAACCTCGAAAGTCACCCTGCTGGGCGCGCAACAGATTCGCACGAGCCTGCGCGATATTTTTGCGTATTCTTTGTTGGCGAACGGAGTGGAATTTCGCATGTTCTCCGTGCATTTGAAAGCCGGCTCAGAACTCAATGACGAACGCCAGCGCGCCAACGAAGCTTCGACGCTGCGCAATTATTTGAACGGCCTCAATCCTGAGGAAAATTTCGTCGTCGCCGGCGATTTCAATACCTATCGTTCTTCTGAAGCAGGTTTTCAACGGCTGGTTGAGAGCCAACCGGATAACGACGGCCGTTTGTTCGATCCTTTGAATGCGCTGGGCACCTGGAATAACAACGTCAGCTTTGCCGGCATCCATACGCAATCGACGCGCACCACGGTGTTCGGCGACGGCAGCGCCGGCGGCCTGGACGATCGTTTCGATATTATGCTCGTCTCGGCAAATGTTTTGACGCCCGGGGGAATGTATCTTTTACCGGGTTCCTATCGCGCGTTCGGCAACGACGGCAATCATTTCAATCAAGCCATTAACTCCGGCCCGAACGGCGCAGTGACGGCAAGCGTTGCCAATGCCTTGCATGAAGCCTCGGATCATTTGCCGGTGTTTGCCGATTTTATTATGGGGAATCCCACCACAGTGGAAACAACCATCGCCGCGCCGCCGCCCTCGACATTCACACTTGCACAAAATTTTCCGAATCCGTTCAATCCCACCACGGAAATCGAGTATACGATCAACATGCGCACGCATGTCAGGCTCGTCGTTTTTGATATAACCGGACGTGAAGTCGCGACGCTGGTCGATACGATCAAAACGCCGGGTGACTATCGTGCGACGTTCGACGCGAGCGGCTTGCAAAGCGGCGTTTATTTTTATCGCCTCATCGCCGGTAACGAAGCGCAAACGCGAAAGCTTTTGTTTTTGGAGTAAACCGCAGAAGCGGAATCGTTGCTGCGATTGTGGTGATTACCTTTTGCCGATTCAAAAATGACTTCGGAAGGAAAAGATTTATGGAATTTGCCGACAAAATTGCATTAATCACCGGCGCTTCGAGCGGTATTGGCCGGGCCACGGCGTTGCTTTTGGCGAAAGCGGGCGCGCATCTCGCGCTGGTGAGCCGCAGCCGGGAAAGTTTGCAAAAGGTTGTTGACGAAATCGAAAAAAGCGATGGCCAGCACATCATTTTGCCGTTCGATGTCACGCAGGTCGAGCAATGCAAACATGCGGTTGAACAAACCGTCGAACGATTCGGCAAACTCGATATTCTCGTCAATGCCGCCGGCATTATCGCAAACGGTTCGATTACAACGACCACGACGGAAGCCTGGGAGATCATGTTGCGTCTCAATCTCACTGCCGTGTTTCACCTGATGCAGGAAGCGACGCCGTTTTTGCAGCAAACCCGCGGCAACATCGTGAATGTGTCGAGCGTTACCGGCACGCGCGCATTTCCCAACGTGCTGGCGTATTGCGTCAGCAAAGCGGGCGTCGATCAGCTCACGCGCTGCGCTGCGCTGGATTTGGCGCCTTCGGGCGTGCGCGTGAACGCCGTCAATCCGGGCGTGGTGCGCACGAATCTGCATCGCGCCAGCGGCATGGACGAAGAGAAGTATCAAACGTTTCTTGCGCACAGCCAGACAACGCATCCCATCGGGCGCGTGGGCACGCCCGAGGAAATTGCCGAAGCAATATTGTTTCTCGCTTCGGAGCGCGCCGGCTGGATTACCGGCGTCACGTTCAACATCGACGGCGGGCGTCAACTCACGTGTGCGCGTTGAGGAGCGCAGAAATATTAAACGATAAACATAATGTCATTGTTGATGCAATCATGTTGTCGGTTCATGATTGTTGCATGAAATAATTTTGATGTGATTGCGAGCAAACTTTTTCCGGCGCATTTCATTTTATTGCTTGCAATTATCATTTGTGATTCATATTCTCACAAAAATTTTGCAGAGATAAATCTTTCACTCACACCATGTGCATGTGTTTTTTACCCGGTGATAAAGATTTATCGTGAACGAAAGTTGTGGAGGCCGAATGGCGGAAAAAAAATACGAAGCGCTCGAACGTGTTGTCGTGTTGTACAATCTAGATACGGACTGGCCGAAAGCGGATCAGACGAATGCATTGCGTCTCGTCGATTACATGGTAGCCAGTCTGGAGGGCATGAACCTGCGTGCGACGCCGGTGCAGATTCAAGAAGATTTGGAGCCGTTGTCAAATTATGATCCGGATAAATGGATCGTCTTCAATTGGTGCGAGGGGTTTGCCGGCCAGCCGTGGTCCGATGCTTCAGTCGCGAAGGAGCTTGAGCAACGCGGTTTTGTTTATACGGGGGCGGATGCGCGCACTCTGAAGAAATCGCAGAACAAGCATATCGTCAAGAAAGCGTTGCTGAGCGCGGGCGCGCCCACGCCGCCCGGCCAGGCCATGCACCACCGCCAGGTCAAGGAGTGGATGTACTATCCCGCGATGGTGAAGCCCGCAAATCAACATTGCAGCTATGGCATCTCGCGCGCTTCGGTGGTGGAGTCGAGCGCTGAATTGGCGCGTCAAATTCTTCGCATTGAAGAAGAATTCGATTCCCCCGCGCTCGTTGAGCCATTCATCGATGGCCGCGAATTTCATGTCGGGGTGTGGGGCAATCGCAAGCCCGAAGTGTTGCCGCCGGTGGAGCTGGATTACTCGCGGTATTCCGATATGCACGATCGGATCTACACCTTCGAATCGAAATTCAATCCCGACTCCGACGGCTGGACCGGCATCAAGTGGTTTTGCCCGGCGGAGGTCGATGAAAAATTGTTCGGCTTGCTGGAAGATGCGGCGATTGCGGCTTATCGCGCGATGCGCTGCCGTGACTATGCACGCATGGACATTCGCTTGTGGAATGGCGCGCCCATGGTGCTCGATGTCAACCCCAATCCTGATCTCGATCCGGAATCCGTGATTCCGATGGCGGCGCAATCAGCCGGATTCGACTACGGCCGCATGGTCCATCGTATTTTGGAACTGGCGGCCGCACGCTTGCGGTTGCGCCGGTCGCGCCGCGTAAAAAAAGCGGTGAAATAAGCGAATAAACCGCGTTCGAGGACTTCCCCCGGTTTTGTGAGGTAGGCAAAACCATTCCCGTTCCGCGCGCCTCGCGCCGCATGAAGTGGTTGGCCGTTCAGGCTCTCTCATGATCATGTTGCGCGAGGCACACCTCTCTTGCATCATCTCTCTTTCCTGCAAAATCATTTTGTGTAAAGGTTTCTCGCCGATGCCCTAACGGAGGCCCAATGGCTCATGGCTTTGTTCATGTTGAAATCCCCAGCGCAGATTTTGAACGCACACGGCGTTTCTACAGCGAGTTGTTCGAGTGGAAAATGGATCTTGTCGAAGAGGAAGATTACATGCTCTTCGACACCGGAGAGAGTGTGAATGGCGCGTTTTATCATTCGCAGCAACACACCGGCCAACAGGGCGTCGTTATTTACATCCGGGTGGAAGATATTGACGGCACGCTGCAACGCCTGCCCGAATTGGGCGGAAAAATCATCAGTAACAAAGCGCCGGACAAGGGCAGCGGCAGTTTTGCGTTGATTTGCGATCCCGACAACAATGTGCTGGGAATTTGGGAGAAAAAGTAATCCCTCTCGACGCGGATAAACCGCAACTCAAAAGAAATCGCCAACGGATGGAAACGACTCCGCAGATGCAAATCTCTTTCTCCGATTGGTTGTTTTTGTCTGCCCGAGGAGATTATTGCTTTTGTAACAACGATTTTATTCTGGAGAGACCAGGCAGCAGGTCTCATTTAGAAATTTGCCTTTGAGTTGAGCGTCAGGCAATTGCACTCCGTCGCATCCTCAGGATGGCTTCATCATCGATTATGATCATTAAATGAAGGCGTCTGATTTCAATTCAAGCGGAGCCGATTGCAGATTTGGCTTATGGCGCGCTGAGCTTGGCGGAATCTAACGATGTCCTTCCGGAAAGTGTTCATAGACGTTTCCGTATCCGTAGAGTTGGAATGATTTAAAATTCGTTGTTACCCTCCGAGAGGTCTTACCGGCAATCATCGTACGTCGAATTTCTAAAGAATTTGCTGCTCTCTCATGCGCGAGCTAGCGGTGGCGGCGCCAGCAAAACCCATGAATATGAATAAATATTCATATATTTGAATTTTATATTTTTATAATTAATCAAGGTGAAAGCATGCATTAATCTTATACACAAAGACAATTTCTTAAAATTATTAAAAAAATTACGTTTTTTAAGAAAAAGCTCTTTTCAAATTCATTCTTAAAACTTATCTTCCACCCCAACCGTCAAGCCCCAGACGGCGACAATCAATGTCAAATCCGTGAGCGATGACTCGGCATCAGGATTTGATCGGCATGTTAAACTCTTTTAGGAGGATTCTACTGTGTCAAAAAATTCCTCGCGACGTTATGACGTGGTAGCGGCAGCCAAGAGTTGGACCTTGCGCAGCGCGCCACAACAGTTGCCTGCTGACATCAATTCCATCTTTGGC
This genomic interval carries:
- a CDS encoding S58 family peptidase, with protein sequence MPTSSRLISRRTFCQQIASAALLSACAPALKINPSHEQSSTRKRLRDLGIVVGSLPTGAWNAITDVPGVRVGHCTRMEGEGELQIGRGPIRTGVTVIMPGDDVFHENVTAGRFVLNGNGEMTGVGRIDQAGLLASPIFLTDTSNLGRVMNGALTWFLQTYPEIGDTKPVPVPVVAETWGAFLHDAEGRHLDDEHVLAALANAKSGPVAEGVVGGGVGMVCYDFKGGIGTSSRVLPPSHGGYTFGVLVQANFGSREQLTINGVPVGKEISDLQPQDGRKSKSIIVIGATDAPMIPAQLQRLCKRMALGLARTGARSSHSSGDLLLFFSTGIKIRPDDDYTNIQIFNDEWISRAHHAAGEAAEEAVLNALCMAETTVGINGNTAYALPLQRLPKLMKKYHH
- a CDS encoding T9SS type A sorting domain-containing protein; the protein is MKRKSFGIIIFLCLSAGNVFAQVDTLRIASYNLLFFPSSQGVARLPNFRTVINALKPDVLVVQELESLDGQLLFLNQVLNFNQSNLYQSAPYFDGFDLDNTLFYKTSKVTLLGAQQIRTSLRDIFAYSLLANGVEFRMFSVHLKAGSELNDERQRANEASTLRNYLNGLNPEENFVVAGDFNTYRSSEAGFQRLVESQPDNDGRLFDPLNALGTWNNNVSFAGIHTQSTRTTVFGDGSAGGLDDRFDIMLVSANVLTPGGMYLLPGSYRAFGNDGNHFNQAINSGPNGAVTASVANALHEASDHLPVFADFIMGNPTTVETTIAAPPPSTFTLAQNFPNPFNPTTEIEYTINMRTHVRLVVFDITGREVATLVDTIKTPGDYRATFDASGLQSGVYFYRLIAGNEAQTRKLLFLE
- a CDS encoding SDR family oxidoreductase encodes the protein MEFADKIALITGASSGIGRATALLLAKAGAHLALVSRSRESLQKVVDEIEKSDGQHIILPFDVTQVEQCKHAVEQTVERFGKLDILVNAAGIIANGSITTTTTEAWEIMLRLNLTAVFHLMQEATPFLQQTRGNIVNVSSVTGTRAFPNVLAYCVSKAGVDQLTRCAALDLAPSGVRVNAVNPGVVRTNLHRASGMDEEKYQTFLAHSQTTHPIGRVGTPEEIAEAILFLASERAGWITGVTFNIDGGRQLTCAR
- a CDS encoding VOC family protein, which gives rise to MAHGFVHVEIPSADFERTRRFYSELFEWKMDLVEEEDYMLFDTGESVNGAFYHSQQHTGQQGVVIYIRVEDIDGTLQRLPELGGKIISNKAPDKGSGSFALICDPDNNVLGIWEKK
- a CDS encoding glutamine synthetase III, with translation MSKNSSRRYDVVAAAKSWTLRSAPQQLPADINSIFGEHTFNMDVMRDKLPKEVLQSLLATIDKGQQLDPK